In one Streptomyces sp. T12 genomic region, the following are encoded:
- a CDS encoding bifunctional 2-polyprenyl-6-hydroxyphenol methylase/3-demethylubiquinol 3-O-methyltransferase UbiG, translating to MHSAIPTDWNDANRALWDERVPLHAAGSFYDLDGFRAGADALRDFERAEVGDVTGRSLLHLQCHMGLDTLSWARHGAARVVGLDFSEPAVDVARSLAADLGLGQDRAAFVAADVYDAVEAVPDPAYDIVYTGGGALCWLPDIRRWAETAASLVAPGGFLYLAEFHPFTDVLDDETGSRIVRDYFDRDAQVYDFPGTYGSDRTDTVNNRSVEWQHPVGEVVTALAAAGLRIEFLHEHDVSMFRRFEIFEARDGYYRFPADRPRIPLMYSLKASRN from the coding sequence ATGCACTCCGCCATACCCACAGACTGGAATGATGCCAACCGCGCGCTCTGGGACGAACGTGTCCCCCTGCACGCGGCCGGCTCCTTCTACGACCTCGACGGCTTCCGCGCCGGCGCCGACGCCCTGCGCGACTTCGAACGGGCCGAGGTGGGGGACGTCACGGGCAGATCGCTGCTGCATCTGCAGTGCCACATGGGCCTCGACACCCTGTCCTGGGCCCGGCACGGCGCCGCCCGCGTCGTCGGCCTCGACTTCTCCGAACCCGCGGTGGACGTGGCCCGCTCCCTCGCCGCCGACCTCGGCCTCGGTCAGGACCGGGCGGCCTTCGTCGCGGCCGACGTGTACGACGCGGTGGAGGCGGTTCCGGACCCCGCGTACGACATCGTGTACACCGGCGGGGGCGCCCTGTGCTGGCTGCCCGACATCCGCCGCTGGGCCGAGACGGCGGCCTCGCTCGTCGCGCCGGGCGGGTTCCTCTACCTCGCCGAGTTCCACCCCTTCACCGACGTCCTCGACGACGAGACGGGCTCCCGGATCGTCCGCGACTACTTCGACCGCGACGCCCAGGTGTACGACTTCCCCGGCACGTACGGGTCCGACAGAACCGACACGGTCAACAACCGCAGCGTCGAGTGGCAGCACCCGGTCGGCGAGGTCGTGACCGCGCTCGCGGCGGCCGGGCTGCGCATCGAGTTCCTGCACGAGCACGACGTCTCGATGTTCCGCCGGTTCGAGATCTTCGAGGCGCGGGACGGCTACTACCGCTTCCCGGCGGACCGGCCGCGGATTCCGCTGATGTATTCGCTGAAAGCCTCCCGGAACTGA
- the fxsT gene encoding FxSxx-COOH system tetratricopeptide repeat protein — protein sequence MSDDDTTHRFFISYAGVDRPWAEWVAWYLREAGHEAMLDVWDWRAGDDFVERMEEGLDRADAVVALLSKSYFDPGRWTKEEKNSTIARRGRVVPLAVEPLTNADVSPLLAALVRTEIHGMDEADALAALLKAVTGSAGQPNTPPTYPDAAAKEAPPEDGSKPRLPGSGVRRDLVSNLPRRNPDFSGRETELVRLRDGLVSGRQAVVHAVHGMGGIGKTQIALEYAHRFAEQYDVVWWIDAEQAGQIPVHYTELAARLGIARPEAGTEHGARALLDHLRDRQRWLIVLDNAEDPEDIKPWLPEGPGHALITSRNPEWRGVAHRTGLDVFDRADSVSYLTEHIPTLTAEDADLLATDLGDLPLALAQAVGVIGSGTTFDLYRELLTTNTGQVLDGGSTPGYPASFPAAVEIATNRLEDEHPDAAAVLRLGAFFGPNPIPTKWLERARARLTTVGGDSGDVMWPGSALQPLSRFGLARIGHETFQIHRLTQAVLRDRIRGEEAEAIRADTATVLTGAVPGDLNSPENWPAWAALASHLVTASVDRTEHPELRSTLLKAGRFLLGRGQAHTARRLADALSTSWAVSLGEDHADTLSCKALHGRAVFHTGNVNEGLSILQDTFVRRRSVFGDDHVSTLDSANSLGAVLADLGRLPEALNVIEDALRRSRRVLGESHWQTIQISANLATVLGQLGDYEEARRMHDELLQHQRRAHGDDHPECLHSEYGVATALFELGRYEQARRMFEDILPRQRRILGDNHRSTLATAHNYASALTKLGEHEQSRRIHEDALRRRQNTLGPHHPDTLGSAHGLALSLFKLRRYPEAVELFESVCRTAGEVLDDDAPLMATATRNLAAALIAMGKPFEAHRLLKNQRKTPKRPSNKKKRRRH from the coding sequence ATGAGCGACGACGACACCACGCATCGGTTCTTCATCAGCTACGCGGGCGTGGACCGGCCCTGGGCGGAGTGGGTGGCCTGGTATCTGCGGGAGGCCGGGCACGAGGCCATGCTCGACGTGTGGGACTGGCGTGCCGGGGACGACTTCGTCGAGCGCATGGAGGAGGGTCTCGACCGGGCCGACGCTGTCGTGGCCCTCTTGTCCAAGTCGTACTTCGATCCCGGGCGTTGGACGAAGGAGGAGAAGAACTCCACGATCGCCCGCCGTGGACGCGTCGTCCCTCTCGCGGTCGAGCCGCTCACAAACGCCGACGTCTCACCGCTCCTGGCGGCGCTGGTCCGCACGGAGATCCACGGCATGGACGAGGCGGACGCGCTCGCCGCGCTGCTGAAGGCAGTCACCGGAAGCGCAGGACAGCCGAACACCCCGCCGACGTACCCGGACGCAGCCGCCAAGGAGGCGCCGCCGGAGGACGGTTCGAAGCCCAGGCTTCCCGGAAGCGGCGTCAGGCGCGACCTCGTCTCCAACTTGCCCCGCCGCAACCCCGACTTCTCCGGACGCGAGACCGAGCTGGTCCGCCTGCGCGACGGCCTGGTCAGCGGCCGGCAGGCCGTGGTGCACGCCGTGCACGGCATGGGCGGCATCGGCAAGACGCAGATCGCCTTGGAGTACGCGCACCGGTTCGCCGAGCAGTACGACGTGGTGTGGTGGATCGACGCCGAGCAGGCCGGCCAGATACCCGTCCACTACACCGAGTTGGCCGCGCGTCTCGGCATCGCCAGGCCGGAGGCGGGCACCGAGCACGGCGCGCGTGCCCTGCTGGACCACCTGCGCGACCGGCAACGCTGGCTGATCGTCCTCGACAACGCCGAGGATCCCGAGGACATCAAACCCTGGCTGCCAGAGGGACCCGGCCATGCCCTGATCACCTCCCGCAACCCCGAGTGGCGCGGTGTCGCCCACCGGACGGGGCTGGACGTCTTCGACCGGGCCGACTCCGTCTCGTATCTCACCGAACACATCCCGACCCTCACGGCCGAGGACGCGGACCTCCTCGCGACGGACCTCGGGGACCTTCCGCTGGCGCTGGCGCAGGCAGTGGGCGTCATCGGCAGCGGAACGACGTTCGACCTCTATCGAGAGCTCCTCACCACGAACACCGGGCAGGTTCTGGACGGCGGCTCCACTCCTGGATATCCGGCGTCGTTCCCCGCGGCGGTGGAAATCGCGACGAACCGGCTGGAGGACGAACATCCGGACGCGGCAGCCGTGTTACGGCTCGGCGCCTTCTTCGGGCCCAATCCGATTCCCACGAAGTGGCTGGAGAGGGCACGGGCTCGGCTCACCACGGTGGGTGGCGATTCGGGCGACGTGATGTGGCCGGGGAGCGCGCTGCAGCCGCTGAGTCGTTTCGGGCTTGCGCGTATCGGCCATGAGACCTTTCAGATCCACCGGCTCACTCAGGCGGTGCTGCGCGACCGGATCCGAGGGGAGGAGGCCGAGGCCATCCGGGCGGACACCGCGACCGTCCTCACCGGTGCCGTCCCGGGAGACCTGAACTCGCCGGAGAACTGGCCTGCCTGGGCCGCACTGGCCTCGCACCTCGTCACCGCCAGCGTCGATCGCACTGAGCACCCCGAGTTGCGGTCGACGCTGCTCAAGGCTGGTCGGTTCCTCCTCGGCAGAGGTCAGGCGCACACCGCCAGAAGACTGGCCGATGCGTTGAGCACGTCGTGGGCCGTCTCGTTGGGAGAAGACCACGCCGACACCCTCAGCTGCAAGGCCCTCCACGGGCGCGCCGTATTCCATACCGGCAATGTCAACGAAGGTCTGAGCATTCTCCAGGACACGTTTGTCCGTCGCCGAAGCGTCTTCGGTGACGATCACGTGAGCACCCTTGATTCCGCCAACAGTCTGGGAGCCGTTCTGGCGGATCTGGGGAGGCTGCCAGAAGCGCTCAACGTCATCGAGGACGCCCTGCGGCGCAGCAGGCGTGTGCTCGGCGAGAGCCATTGGCAGACCATTCAGATCTCCGCCAATCTCGCCACCGTCCTGGGCCAACTCGGGGATTACGAGGAAGCCCGCCGCATGCACGACGAGCTTCTCCAGCACCAAAGACGCGCCCACGGTGACGACCACCCGGAGTGTCTGCACTCCGAATACGGTGTCGCCACCGCCCTGTTCGAGCTCGGCAGGTACGAACAGGCACGTCGTATGTTCGAGGACATTCTCCCGCGCCAGCGACGGATCCTCGGCGACAACCACCGGAGCACACTCGCCACCGCCCACAACTACGCCTCCGCCCTGACCAAGCTCGGCGAGCACGAGCAATCTCGCCGCATCCACGAAGACGCCCTCCGCCGCAGGCAGAACACCTTGGGCCCGCACCATCCGGACACGCTCGGTTCGGCGCACGGCCTGGCGCTCAGCCTTTTCAAGCTCCGCAGGTATCCAGAAGCGGTCGAACTCTTCGAGAGCGTATGCCGCACCGCAGGAGAGGTGCTCGACGACGACGCCCCGCTCATGGCGACCGCCACCCGGAACCTGGCCGCGGCTTTGATCGCCATGGGCAAACCCTTCGAGGCCCACCGGCTGCTCAAGAACCAGCGAAAGACACCCAAGCGCCCGTCCAACAAGAAGAAGAGGAGGCGGCACTGA
- a CDS encoding NAD-binding protein: MVVCGDDGLAHRLAAELRGVYGEQVTLVVPPSERTVRPPVVGRARAASAALLDRVVTAAVNRAGGGVGGVGEPAGSVRVVEAAEATEEAFADAGVERAAALALVYDDDETNIRAALTARRLNPRLRLVLRLYNRRLGQHIEELLDQAATLATGIGDAGLDASTTVLSDADTAAPALAASAVAGTTKVVQTDGLLLRAVERPPLRPGQASPAGLATLALLSTTGNDPAGADGSEGNGEQGPLLLPDAAAVQGVRGRGTVVLEQVSYAGPSMPSNRGGRGVVPSFASLFSRRLRWSLAGLVGCVAALAVALMVVTGEHPLYATYMTLLDLFAINEPALHQSLARQILQLLSGLMGLLLLPVLLAAVLEALGTFRTASALRKPPRGLGGHVVLLGLGKIGTRVLTRLRELHIPVVCVEADPDARGLATARRLRVPVVLGDVTQEGVLEAAKIHRAHALLAVTSADTTNLEAALYARSVRPDLRVVLRLYDDDFATAVYRTLRAAHPYASTRSRSVTHLAAPAFAGAMMGRQILGAIPVERRVLLFAAMDVAGHPQLEDKTVGQAFRAGAWRVLALDRTGRDERRDDRREEPAVEEAYDDGRVGGASGWVWDLSDNYVLQKEDRVVLAATRRGLAELLGRRSRERAGA, encoded by the coding sequence ATGGTCGTGTGCGGCGACGACGGGCTCGCGCACCGGCTGGCCGCCGAGTTGCGCGGGGTGTACGGCGAACAGGTCACGCTCGTCGTGCCGCCCTCCGAGCGTACGGTCCGGCCGCCGGTCGTGGGCCGGGCCCGGGCCGCTTCGGCGGCGCTGCTGGACCGGGTGGTGACCGCGGCCGTCAACCGGGCGGGCGGCGGGGTCGGCGGCGTCGGCGAACCCGCCGGGAGCGTACGGGTGGTGGAGGCCGCCGAGGCCACCGAGGAGGCGTTCGCCGACGCGGGCGTGGAACGGGCCGCCGCGCTCGCCCTCGTCTATGACGACGACGAGACCAACATCCGCGCCGCGCTCACCGCCCGCCGCCTCAACCCCCGCCTCCGGCTCGTCCTGCGTCTCTACAACCGCCGGTTGGGCCAGCACATCGAGGAACTCCTCGACCAGGCGGCCACGTTGGCGACGGGTATCGGCGACGCCGGTCTGGACGCCTCCACGACCGTCCTGTCCGACGCCGATACGGCCGCCCCGGCACTGGCCGCCTCCGCCGTCGCCGGCACCACCAAGGTCGTGCAGACGGACGGCCTGCTGCTGCGCGCGGTCGAACGCCCGCCGCTGCGGCCCGGTCAGGCGTCTCCTGCCGGGCTGGCCACGCTGGCCCTGCTGTCCACGACCGGCAACGACCCGGCCGGAGCGGACGGTTCGGAGGGCAACGGCGAGCAGGGCCCGCTGCTGCTGCCGGACGCGGCTGCGGTGCAGGGGGTCAGGGGGCGTGGGACGGTCGTCCTGGAGCAGGTGTCGTACGCCGGCCCGTCGATGCCGTCGAACCGCGGAGGGCGGGGCGTCGTACCGTCGTTCGCGTCGCTGTTCTCGCGGCGGTTGCGGTGGTCGCTGGCCGGACTGGTGGGGTGTGTGGCGGCGCTGGCCGTGGCGCTGATGGTGGTGACCGGGGAACACCCGCTGTACGCCACCTACATGACCCTCCTCGACCTCTTCGCCATCAACGAACCCGCGCTTCACCAGAGCCTGGCCCGCCAGATCCTCCAGCTCCTGTCCGGGCTGATGGGTCTGCTGCTGCTTCCGGTACTGCTGGCGGCGGTGCTGGAGGCCCTGGGCACGTTCCGTACCGCGTCCGCCCTGCGCAAACCGCCGCGCGGGCTGGGCGGCCACGTGGTTCTGCTCGGACTGGGCAAGATCGGCACCCGGGTGCTGACGCGGCTGCGGGAACTGCACATCCCCGTGGTGTGCGTCGAGGCCGACCCCGACGCGCGCGGGCTGGCGACGGCGCGGCGGCTGCGGGTACCGGTGGTGCTCGGGGACGTCACTCAGGAAGGCGTCCTGGAGGCGGCCAAGATCCACCGTGCGCACGCGCTGCTGGCCGTGACCAGCGCGGATACGACCAACCTCGAAGCCGCCCTGTACGCGCGCTCCGTCCGCCCCGACCTCCGCGTGGTCCTGCGCCTGTACGACGACGACTTCGCCACCGCCGTCTACCGCACCCTGCGTGCCGCGCACCCCTACGCGTCCACCCGCAGCCGGAGCGTGACGCACCTGGCCGCGCCCGCGTTCGCCGGGGCGATGATGGGGCGCCAGATCCTGGGTGCCATTCCGGTCGAGCGGCGGGTGCTGCTGTTCGCGGCGATGGACGTGGCCGGTCATCCGCAGCTGGAGGACAAGACCGTCGGCCAGGCCTTCCGGGCGGGTGCCTGGCGGGTGCTGGCGCTGGACCGGACCGGGCGGGACGAACGCCGCGACGATCGCCGGGAGGAACCGGCGGTGGAGGAGGCGTACGACGACGGCCGGGTGGGTGGTGCGTCGGGGTGGGTGTGGGACCTGTCCGACAACTACGTCCTCCAGAAGGAGGATCGGGTGGTACTGGCCGCCACGCGGCGGGGGTTGGCGGAGCTGCTGGGGAGGCGGTCGCGGGAGCGGGCGGGGGCTTAG
- a CDS encoding prolyl oligopeptidase family serine peptidase, with protein sequence MTESHGSDSRDHHKHDKDMPDWEKRFRAPRVSLPDWAEDAPDRSLFVSNATGTYELYAWDRSTGEQRQVTDRPNGTTDGVLTPDGAWIWWFDDKDGDEFGVWRRQRFGGGEDELAAPGLDPSYPAGLALGRDGRTAIVGRSTDEDGTTIHLARTGEPPLEIYRHRESAGVGDLSHDGTLIAVEHTEHGDAMHSALRVVRPDGTTVAELDDTKGGAKELGLEVLGFAPVEGDARLLIGHQRRGRWEPLVWDVATGEETDLALELPGDVSAEWYPDGAGLLIAHSFEARSELFRYDLARRELVRIPTPAGSVSGASARPDGSVEYLWSSAAQPSAVRSTNGRVVLDPPGMKSPGSVPVEDVWVEGPGGRIHALVQRPAGAEGPLPTVFDIHGGPTWHDSDSFAAGPAAWVDHGYAVVRVNYRGSTGYGRAWTDALKHRVGLIELEDIAAVREWAVTSGLADPSRLILTGGSWGGYLTLLGIGTQPNAWTLGIAAVPVADYVTAYHDEMESLKALDRTLLGGTPEEVPERFEASSPLTYVDHVTAPVYISAGVNDPRCPIRQIDNYVRRLEAREAVHEVYRYDAGHGSLVVDERIKQVRLELDFAERHLKAPHQP encoded by the coding sequence ATGACTGAGAGCCACGGGTCCGATTCGCGGGATCACCACAAGCACGACAAGGACATGCCGGACTGGGAGAAGCGCTTCAGGGCGCCTCGGGTGTCGCTGCCCGACTGGGCGGAGGACGCCCCGGACCGCTCCTTGTTCGTGTCGAACGCCACAGGGACGTACGAGCTGTACGCCTGGGACCGGTCGACGGGCGAGCAGCGCCAGGTGACGGACCGGCCGAACGGCACGACGGACGGCGTGCTCACCCCGGACGGCGCGTGGATCTGGTGGTTCGACGACAAGGACGGCGACGAGTTCGGCGTCTGGCGCCGCCAGCGGTTCGGCGGCGGCGAGGACGAGCTCGCGGCGCCGGGCCTGGACCCGTCGTACCCGGCGGGCCTCGCCCTGGGCCGGGACGGCCGTACGGCGATCGTGGGCCGCTCGACGGACGAGGACGGCACGACGATCCACCTGGCCCGCACCGGCGAGCCTCCGCTGGAGATCTACCGCCACCGCGAGTCCGCGGGCGTCGGCGACCTCTCGCACGACGGCACGCTGATCGCCGTCGAGCACACCGAGCACGGCGACGCGATGCACTCGGCGCTGCGCGTGGTGCGCCCCGACGGCACGACGGTCGCGGAACTCGACGACACCAAGGGCGGCGCGAAGGAACTGGGCCTGGAGGTCCTGGGCTTCGCCCCGGTGGAGGGCGACGCGCGCCTGCTCATCGGTCACCAGAGGCGCGGCCGCTGGGAGCCGCTGGTGTGGGACGTGGCGACGGGGGAGGAGACGGACCTCGCGCTGGAGCTTCCCGGTGACGTGAGCGCCGAGTGGTATCCCGACGGCGCCGGTCTGCTGATCGCGCACAGCTTCGAGGCCCGCAGCGAGCTGTTCCGCTACGACCTGGCCCGGCGCGAGCTGGTGCGGATCCCGACCCCGGCGGGCTCGGTGTCGGGGGCGTCGGCCCGTCCGGACGGCAGTGTGGAGTACCTGTGGTCGTCGGCGGCGCAGCCGTCGGCGGTGCGGTCGACGAACGGGCGCGTGGTGCTGGACCCGCCCGGCATGAAGTCGCCCGGCTCGGTTCCGGTGGAGGATGTGTGGGTGGAGGGCCCGGGCGGCCGCATCCACGCCCTCGTGCAGCGGCCTGCGGGCGCCGAGGGCCCGCTCCCGACGGTGTTCGACATCCACGGCGGCCCGACCTGGCACGACAGCGACTCGTTCGCGGCGGGCCCGGCGGCCTGGGTGGACCACGGGTACGCGGTGGTGCGGGTCAACTACCGAGGCTCGACGGGCTACGGGCGCGCGTGGACGGACGCGCTCAAGCACCGGGTCGGGCTGATCGAGCTGGAGGACATCGCGGCGGTCCGGGAATGGGCGGTGACCTCCGGCCTGGCCGACCCGTCCCGGCTGATCCTGACCGGCGGTTCGTGGGGCGGCTACCTCACCCTCCTCGGCATCGGCACCCAGCCGAACGCGTGGACTCTGGGCATCGCGGCGGTCCCGGTCGCCGACTACGTCACGGCGTACCACGACGAGATGGAGTCACTGAAGGCCCTGGACCGCACGCTGCTGGGCGGCACACCGGAGGAGGTGCCGGAGCGCTTCGAGGCGTCGTCACCGCTGACGTACGTCGACCACGTCACGGCACCGGTCTACATCTCGGCAGGCGTGAACGACCCGCGCTGCCCGATCCGGCAGATCGACAACTATGTGAGGCGGCTGGAGGCCCGGGAAGCGGTCCACGAGGTGTACCGCTACGACGCCGGGCACGGCTCGCTGGTGGTGGACGAGCGGATCAAGCAGGTGCGGCTGGAACTGGACTTCGCGGAGCGCCACTTGAAGGCTCCGCACCAGCCCTAG
- a CDS encoding TIGR03943 family protein, producing the protein MNRQAQAAVLFLLGASLLHAATTDLYLRYVKQGLRPLVLVSGAVLIAAATATVWYERKRTRAQKQRAADQDAHAHREPRVAWLLVLPLFALILVAPPALGSYSATRAGTALQEPLAYPSLPAADPLPLSVVDYAGRAVYDHGRTLHDRRVQLTGFLALDRDGTPYLVRMALNCCAADAQPVKVALTGRIPPVLQPDTWLRITGTYSPRRTKDPVNGGPIPFIEVTEAKPVAEPTDPYDESWNN; encoded by the coding sequence GTGAACCGTCAGGCCCAGGCCGCGGTCCTGTTCCTGCTGGGAGCGTCCCTCCTGCACGCCGCCACGACCGACCTCTATCTGCGCTACGTCAAACAGGGACTGCGCCCGCTGGTGCTGGTGTCCGGCGCGGTGCTGATCGCGGCGGCGACGGCGACGGTCTGGTACGAGCGGAAGCGGACGCGGGCGCAGAAGCAGCGCGCGGCCGATCAGGATGCCCACGCCCACCGCGAACCCCGAGTCGCCTGGCTCCTCGTCCTCCCCCTCTTCGCCCTGATCCTGGTAGCCCCGCCCGCCCTCGGCTCCTACAGCGCGACCCGCGCCGGCACGGCCCTCCAGGAACCCCTCGCCTACCCGTCCCTCCCCGCCGCCGACCCCCTGCCCCTCAGCGTGGTCGACTACGCGGGCCGCGCCGTCTACGACCACGGCCGCACCCTCCACGACCGCCGCGTCCAGCTCACCGGCTTCCTGGCCCTGGACCGTGACGGCACCCCCTACCTCGTCCGCATGGCCCTCAACTGCTGTGCCGCCGACGCCCAGCCGGTCAAGGTCGCCCTCACTGGCCGGATCCCCCCGGTCCTCCAGCCGGACACCTGGCTCCGGATCACCGGCACCTACAGCCCGCGCCGCACCAAGGACCCGGTCAACGGCGGCCCGATCCCCTTCATCGAGGTCACGGAGGCGAAACCGGTGGCGGAGCCGACGGACCCGTACGACGAGAGCTGGAACAACTGA
- a CDS encoding permease, translating into MAITKAAPQGTDDREDRRTSGERAGDGDEGRHLNSPLLLTMLMLVLVLLQSPIRRALAAPVMQSWTTVFVAVMVQALPFLVLGVLLSAAIAVFVPPSFFARALPRHPALAVPVAGAAGAVLPGCECASVPVAGALVRRGVTPAAALTFLLSAPAINPIVLTATAVAFPGHPEMVLARLVASLLVACAMGWLWLRLGRTDWLRPPSHLSYDGQSKGEAFWGSVRHDVMHAGGFLVVGAMAAATLKAVAPESWLRTAAGNPVLAVLALAVLAVVLSICSEADAFVAASLSQFSLTARLTFLVVGPMIDLKLFAMQAGTFGRAFALRFAPATFALAVAVSALTGAVIL; encoded by the coding sequence GTGGCGATCACCAAAGCGGCCCCGCAGGGGACCGACGACCGCGAAGACCGCCGGACATCGGGGGAGCGGGCCGGGGATGGGGACGAGGGCCGGCACCTCAACTCCCCCCTCCTCCTCACCATGCTCATGCTCGTGCTGGTGCTGCTCCAGAGCCCGATCCGCCGCGCCCTCGCCGCACCCGTGATGCAGAGCTGGACGACGGTGTTCGTCGCGGTGATGGTCCAGGCGCTGCCGTTCCTGGTGCTGGGCGTGCTGCTGTCGGCGGCGATCGCGGTGTTCGTGCCGCCGTCCTTCTTCGCCCGCGCCCTGCCCCGCCACCCCGCCCTCGCCGTCCCGGTCGCCGGCGCGGCGGGCGCGGTGCTGCCCGGCTGCGAGTGCGCGTCGGTGCCGGTGGCCGGAGCGCTGGTGCGGCGCGGAGTCACCCCGGCCGCGGCGCTGACATTCCTGCTGTCCGCCCCCGCCATCAACCCGATCGTGCTGACGGCGACGGCCGTGGCCTTCCCCGGCCATCCGGAGATGGTCCTCGCCCGCCTGGTCGCCAGCCTGCTGGTGGCCTGCGCGATGGGCTGGCTGTGGCTGCGCCTCGGCCGTACCGACTGGCTGCGACCGCCCTCCCACCTGTCCTACGACGGCCAGAGCAAGGGCGAGGCCTTCTGGGGCTCCGTCCGGCACGACGTGATGCACGCGGGCGGCTTCCTGGTGGTCGGCGCGATGGCGGCGGCGACCCTCAAGGCGGTGGCCCCGGAGAGCTGGTTGCGTACGGCGGCCGGCAACCCGGTGCTGGCGGTCCTCGCCCTCGCGGTCCTCGCCGTGGTGCTGTCGATCTGCTCGGAGGCGGACGCGTTCGTGGCGGCGTCGCTGTCGCAGTTCTCGCTCACGGCCCGGCTCACCTTCCTGGTCGTGGGCCCGATGATCGACCTGAAGCTGTTCGCCATGCAGGCGGGCACCTTCGGCCGCGCCTTCGCCCTGCGCTTCGCACCGGCCACGTTCGCGCTGGCCGTGGCCGTGTCGGCGCTCACAGGGGCGGTGATCCTGTGA
- a CDS encoding amidohydrolase family protein — MATANRSTTDSSTKDLPKVISVDDHVIEPAHLFETWLPAKYRDRGPKPLTAGIGELEYIGGKYRFTTDPDGQITDWWEYEGDLFPYKRIIAAVGFSRDEMTLDGITREQMRRGCWDPKARLEDMDINHVEASLCFPTFPRFCGQTFAEAKDKEVGLACVRAYNDWMVEEWCGDSGGRLIPLCLIPLWDIDLAVAEIHRNAARGVRAVTFSEIPTYLGLPSIHSGYWDPFFAACEETGTVVNMHIGSSSQMPAASPDAPPAVQASLSFNNAMASMMDFLFSGVLVKFPRLKLAYSEGQMGWIPYALERADDVWEEHRAWGGVKDLIPEPPSTYYYRQIFCCFFRDKHGIEAIETVGVDNATFETDYPHVDSTWPETKRVAAEHVGGLSDEVAYKLLRGNAIRMLDLSFDQ, encoded by the coding sequence GTGGCGACCGCCAACCGCAGTACCACCGACAGCAGCACCAAGGATCTGCCCAAGGTCATCAGCGTGGACGATCACGTGATCGAGCCCGCGCACCTCTTCGAGACCTGGCTTCCGGCCAAGTACCGGGACCGGGGCCCGAAGCCCCTCACCGCCGGTATCGGCGAACTCGAGTACATCGGCGGGAAGTACCGGTTCACCACCGACCCGGACGGCCAGATCACCGACTGGTGGGAGTACGAGGGCGACCTCTTCCCGTACAAGCGCATCATCGCGGCCGTCGGCTTCTCCCGGGACGAGATGACGCTCGACGGCATCACCCGCGAGCAGATGCGGCGCGGCTGCTGGGATCCGAAGGCGCGGCTGGAGGACATGGACATCAACCATGTCGAGGCCTCGCTCTGCTTCCCCACCTTCCCGCGCTTTTGCGGCCAGACCTTCGCCGAGGCCAAGGACAAGGAGGTCGGGCTGGCCTGCGTGCGCGCCTACAACGACTGGATGGTCGAGGAGTGGTGCGGCGACAGCGGCGGCCGGCTGATCCCGCTGTGCCTCATCCCGCTGTGGGACATCGACCTCGCGGTCGCCGAGATCCACCGGAACGCGGCACGCGGGGTGCGCGCGGTGACGTTCAGCGAGATCCCGACGTATCTGGGGCTGCCCTCCATCCACTCCGGCTACTGGGACCCGTTCTTCGCGGCCTGCGAGGAGACCGGCACCGTCGTCAACATGCACATCGGGTCCTCCTCCCAGATGCCGGCCGCGTCCCCGGACGCCCCGCCCGCCGTCCAGGCCTCGCTGAGCTTCAACAACGCCATGGCGTCGATGATGGACTTCCTCTTCTCCGGGGTGCTGGTGAAGTTCCCGCGGCTGAAACTCGCGTACAGCGAGGGCCAGATGGGCTGGATCCCGTACGCCCTGGAGCGCGCGGACGACGTGTGGGAGGAGCACCGGGCCTGGGGCGGCGTGAAGGACCTGATCCCGGAGCCGCCGTCGACGTACTACTACCGCCAGATCTTCTGCTGCTTCTTCCGGGACAAGCACGGCATCGAGGCGATCGAGACGGTCGGCGTCGACAACGCGACCTTCGAGACGGACTACCCGCACGTCGACTCGACCTGGCCGGAGACGAAGCGGGTGGCCGCGGAGCATGTGGGCGGGCTCTCCGACGAGGTGGCCTACAAGCTGCTGCGGGGCAACGCGATCCGGATGCTCGACCTGTCCTTCGATCAGTGA